The genomic region taacaaagatTAAATTAAAGATATTCAAAGTTTAAACAGTAAAAAAGTCTCTTTTTGTGAGAAACTAAAAGTAAAGTAAAAACAAATGTTAGTGGCTAGGATTCAAACCTGAGACCTCTCACCTATGAGCCTTACCTTTTTTACCAATCGTGCCAACTTATTTATTCGAAACTAAATGGcatttaaaaatatatgaacGTTATGCAATTAATTGTTATTTAAAAGATACGAATAGTTTAAAGTAAACCATCGTATATTTTAAATAAGCAAGATTAATTAATGTCAAGGCGTCAGTAACAATAGACCAAAATCTTCGTAAAGACCAAGCTTataataatgtgggcaaattttggggtatgataatTAGTGAAATCTTTTGCAGGGTCACATAACTCACCCCTACACGGTATATGAAGAAGACAAGAATTATCGTCCAAAGTAATGGCCATCTTGCCAAATGTCATATGAAACGACGATGTTTCTGGATGCCATCTATCTATAAAGTGATATTAGATTTTGATCTATCCTCGACAAAGTAGTTCTTTGGAGAGAGGATAAACTAGAGTCAGTAAACCAAGACTCTATCACTGGTGGGAGACTATGTGGAACCATCCTATCAATTTGTTGCCAAGTGCAACAACCTTTAATTCTTTCTTCAGATGTCTCTCCTAAAAAGAATTTATAGCTTTGATGTTATAAAATATAAGTACTTACAATTAAAAATGATTCACCAGAAGAGACATGACCCTAATACCTCACTAGAAGAGACATATCAGTCGATTATCCGAGGAACCCCAGCTGTTGCGGACTAGCCTTAAGAGCAACCTTCTGATGTCCCTTTCCATCCCCTACCGCCTGTTGACGTTGTCGTCCTTCCCTTCCTCGCATACTCTAGTCGCTCAGGCCCCCTCTTCTGCGAACcactaaaaaaaataacaaaatgagAACCGGATAACATatgagaaaattatcctaaaataACATAACCAAAGAACACAAACATAAGTTATCCCGTTTGAGTGTTTGTAAATCATAAAACCTTTAGCTAAGTTATTAGGTTGGTAAAATTAATCGAATTAAAACCGGATAACTTACTTGTAAGGTATTCAGTGTGTGTGAATTATGAGCTAGAAGTCTTATCTCCTTATTCTTCGGTTTGAGAGTTGGATGGTTCGAAAAAATAATTGTTATAATCTCTGGCTTTTTGCTCTCGCGGTGCaagaaaatgaaatggaaaaaagtgaaaaaaatttataatcttGGTATTTATGCAGGTATATTTTGATCCAAACTTATAATTTATAGGTGTAGAGGAATAATTGATGGGTTATCGGGTAAAATTTTCTTCAATTGACATTACAAGATTAAACAAAGGCCCAAAGAAAAAACTAATACTACAAAAGAAGGTATGATACACGCGCTAACAGGTAGCGTGAATCGATAATACGACATGTAATGTAAGTATGGAGTGAAAATGCCCTATATAACGTTGTTCACACCGTGCCGGTCGAAATTCGCCATAGCCAATCATCTTTCTCGTGTCCGGTTCTCATCACCCTCAACACTCTCTTCGTCTCTCAAAAACCCTTTTTTCGCATTCCATTTCCCTCACTCTTAATTCCTCACTCATTCCCCTAATCGCAATCGTTTTTTTTACTTTAGagctttttttcatttctttcaatttctAGGGTTAGGGATTTCTTATTTtccatttctatttatttttccttttttctactCGGTGTTTTCTTCACTGACGTGAGGGCACCGTCGACTGTTCTTTTTCAATGGAGGCCACGGCTGCCGCAGCCGCTGCTCGCGGCGTATCGCTTCAGTTGCAGACTCCGCCTCGGAAAGAATGGCGCGCTGTTGCTGAACATCATCATTCCGCGAGAAACCCTGACGGAGAGGTACGGATTTGACGTGGAAACACTTCACATTGTTTTTTTAGTGTTGTTTGGAGTGTCAGAGAAACGCTCGTTTTTCAAATTTCTGGGTGTTGTTTAGACATTGATTTGGGATTAGGGTTTATCGTTTATTTAGGAGTTTAGTGGCGTTTGATCCGACCAATGGTTTTAAGTTTAGGTCTTTCTTGAGTTTTGACACCGTTTTGATACTTCAGCTTCCGACCAATGGTTTTAGTGCGTGCCTAAGTGGATATTGTGATTCTATAGCTGTGGGGTTCAGTTGTGTTTAGAGCTAAGATTCTACTTTTGCTGACTTTAATTCCTGTTGGGTTCAGCTGTGTTATATCTTTCGATGATTGAACCCGGAATGTGCATCTAATTTCAAGTGAATAGACATGATTCTTTCAATCATGATCAAAGCAAAAGGGGATTTTATAGGAAATAGGAATCTTTTAGATCATACAATCCTGGACATTTGAACAATTTCAAGTTGAATGTAGTCTGATTGCCAATTTTAGGTTGAATGTACTACAATTTCAGACTCTTGTTGTTGAATTTTAAGGTTGCCACCTCATAGGTTTTGAACTACTGGTTTCATTTTGGAGTTAAGATTGTTAGTATTTTAAGGCACTGAATATTTGATAGCTTAGCACTGTGTCATTGGAAGTGTTTAAGGGTGCGTTGAATTTTTGTTGCTGTTAAATGTAATGTGTTTGGTTGATAACAAACATTTTCTGAGGTGCAGGAGTTAGAAAACCCAAAACTAGGGCAATCAGACGAGAGAACCATATATGAGGTAAGGTGATGGTGTGAGAAGCTAGTTTTTAGTTAAGGAATTTATATCCTGAAGATAATCTCTTACTGTTTTTTCAAGGTGCAGCAAGGAAGAGAGCCTGTGGATGTTGACTTTTGTTCGATAACAATGGATGGATCATTAGACAATGATATTTTACAGCAACAGATCCATACTGTTGTTAGACAAAGGCATGAAATACTGCAGATGGAGATTGAACTAAAAGCTCAAATTATTGCCAGATCTGAGATGATGGAAATGCGAAGCACCTTTGATGCTCAACTCAAGGAGCATGCTAACAATGCCAACAAGTTTCAGGTGTGTATTCAAACATGACCGGGGGACTAGAAATTTGTTTCCTAAGGTGTTACCAGATGACGACTAGACTATCTATCAGATGCTTTGTTATATACTTATATATAACACCTAGGGGATTATAACAATTTTATACATATAACAGTTTGGTGTAGCAAAGTAACTGTATTTTGATTATGCTTAATATTTGGCACTCCCACTGGTTAAGAATTGTTGGtagcttttaaactttttttctgGCCTTTCAGGAGCAACTTTTAGAAAGGGAACGGGCAATTCATGAACTGGAAAGGAAAATGGAAGAGAAAGACAGAGAGCTGCATAATATTAAGTTAGATAATGAAGCGGTAAGCTTCTTGCTTCTATTATCTTAGTCTTCTGGatcttattaaaatattttgattgcaTGCTAATTTCTTCAATTATTCCATCAGGCATGGGCAAAACAAGACCTTCTCCGTGAGCAAAACAAAGAATTAGCATCTTTCAGGTTTTTCTTTTATCCAAATTTATTTATCTGATGCTTTAAGTTTTGCTTTTATACTCTGCTACTTGCTTCATTGGGCAAATCCTTTTTGCAGAAGGGAGCGCGATCACTCAGAAGCTGAAAGAGCTCAACATATACAACAAATACATGATCTGCAAGAACATATTCAAGAAAAAGATAGACAACTTATTGAGTTGCAGGAACAAGTAGGCcgcttatatttatatttatgtatataaTTTATTTCCTTAATGTTAGGTGCCAAAGAACTGAACACCGAAAAGAACTATTTTATTGAAATACTAAAGAATGCATGTGAAGGTCAGGAGGGGGGGATCTCCTTCACAATAGAGTCACTACTCTGTTCAGTGTTTACAATATTTGCAATGATGATCTCTATCCTTTGTATTCTCCTGTTTATACAAATGCTCTCTAACAAAGTCAATAACTAACTGATTATAGCATCCCTAACTAATATTCCTGTATTCTATGTATCCTATCACATAAGaatttatttatggttttttcGCTTACGGGGCCTGCTGATGTTTCTTCCTTTCAGAATAGGGTTGCTCAGGAGACAATTATGTTTAAAGAGGAACAGGTTAGAGAGGCCCAAGCATGGATAGCCCGTGTCCGTGAGATGGATGTTTTCCAGTCAACAACGAACCAGTCATTACAGGCTGAATTGCGCGAGCGCAATGAACAATATAGTCAGCTATGGATGGGTTTTCAGAGACAGGTTGATGATATACATTTCTTTTATGCTACAAGGATAAAGTTTCCTTTTTGTATTCCCACTATTATTTTGCGTTCTTATGTATGTGTCTCGGTTTGCACCGTTTTGAAATAGATATTCACCATTTAATTTATAGTTGTGATTTAGTTTTGtagattctttgatttattttcaaagaATTTGAATTGTTGTATGCTTTATAGGCATGTTTTGGATCTTTAAAGTATGTTATGTTAATTTTGGCCATTTACTAAAAGTAATGGTATATGCTGCTTGACTTCATACTCGATTTTGGTGGTGATAGTACGCAGAGATGGAGAGAGTCCATTTGCATACTATTCAGCAGTTACAGATTGAGCTAGCAGATGCAAGAGAGAGGACTGGAACTTACAATGATGACTCCCGAATCtcccaaataagttcaaaaagtAATGTAGCACAGTATGGGCAAGAAAATGGTAACCAATTTGACTTGAATGGAGGCAATGCTTCAGGTGGAAATACTGGTCTCATTACAAATGAGAACTCAGATAATGGTACCCCATTTTCAACTTCAGGCAATCCGTCAGTTCAGGTAGGTGCTTCATTAAATGAATGATAGATAAACAACTAATCATATTACTTTGTTTTAATCCCAGAAATTTTATTTGCTACATGTCTTATATGCCAGGTCATGCATTTTAaactttacaatttttttaagatGTCATTTGAGATCATCCTATGATTTAGTTTATAAATGTCTGTTATGTAAAGTGTCATGTTGATTTTCATCACGTATCAAAGCATAAGAGTAGTTTGTAAATGTTCTCATGTATCAAATTTAAGGGAATATGCTCTTCTAAAATTaggatcttttgaaaaaagtgagaTGTTAACTCCATTAATTGAAAGTTTAGATCTAAACAATTCATGTATAGACACTCAATTTCATTTGTTGATATTTCCATAAATAGCTTTCACTCTCACTTTTGCCTCTTTAAGTGAATACCTCATTTTTGAGTAATATGGTCATATGTGTCGTTTTGCTGTCTTGGTTTGGTGAATTGAAAATTCTGTGCCCAGGCAAGGAAATTTAAGGTAAAATTGTTACGTTTTCAATGCAAACAATCGAAAATGAAATACCCAATATGTAATGGTTTGATTTGAAGATTGATATAGATATCAAACAGACCTCAAACAGGAATATTGAATCTTTTGGTTGACAGATAGTACTGAAAGTTGCATGTGCCCAATGCTTGAAAGTTATGGTATCTTGAAAGTTGCATGTGCCCAATGCTTGATAGTTATGGTACCTTGTTCTTTTAGTACAGATCTGGAtgctaattaatatatttatatttatatggatACAAATCGCAGAATCAGccctattaataattttttatgaaatacatCAAACATTAAACATTGTCCCCATATTATTAGGTGGTTATACCTTTTGGCTTTACTCTATGCCCTTGTACTTGTTATAATTGATGCCTTTCACTTTGATGTAAAATGTGATAGATTGTTGTAATCCATGCTTTCACTTTGTGGTTATTTCTAGAGTGATCATGTTCACGGCGTTGCCATTGCTCCATCTCCTTTGATTGTCCCCCACTCATACCTCCCACCTGGTCAAGTTACTGCATTGCATCCATATGTTATGCATCAACAAGGAGTGCCAAATTCTGTTGCATCACATGTTCCTCAGTCTCATGTTGGACATTTTCATCCAATGCCCACAATGTCACATCTGCAACAGTGGCAAAATCAACAGGTATCTACTGTTATATATAAATAAGTTCCTGTATTATTTTCTTTAAGTTTTTGTTGATTTAGAATTTACACTTGTTTCTACAGGCTGTTTCAGAGGGTTTGCAGGTAACCATACAGGACAATCCTACGTCATCCCAAGCTGATCAAAATTTGACCAGATCAGATGCAAAGTTTAATTATGAAGTGCCTGTTAATGGGCAAATACTTCCTAGAGACTACTTAGATGCTCATGTCCACCAAGGCGAGGAAGCACAAACTGTGGTTTCATCATCCACTGGGGAGACACAGGTTTTTAGGACTAATGATTCATTTTTACTTTGAAATAATTCTCTCAATATTTGTCTATAACATTGATGAATAATTGAATTTTTATGTTCTTCAGTCGGTTGATAAAGATCAACTTATTGCTTCCCAACAAAGCTTACAACAGATTTCTTCTCAGTTCTCTGAGGCCTTAAGATTGAACTCTTTTAAACCAAATGGTGAAATGAAGGTTAGTTTGGAATTTCCTCCCTTTTAAGGCTTTACCTGTATTCCTTTATTTGATATACTAAGTTCATTTTGGGGGAGGTAGGGGTGTCAAATGCTACTCTATTTGAATGATAGTTATTTTGGGTTTTGCACTAACTTAAAGCACATAGTAGCTTCTTGAGAGTTTTGATGCTCTAGACGCATATTCAGGAAGCAGCATAATATTTTTGAAGTATTAGGCTATTTTGAAGTCAGTAAAAAGGGCATATCCacctttgattttattcaatATGCTTTCTTTACCCGTTAACATTCTAATGTGAATTCACCCTTACTCTCTTTAAAGATAAAATCACTTGAAAGTAACATTTTACCGTTTTTTTAAGTGCCTTTAAGGAAGTTATTgagcatgttttttttttgttgctgcGGGGTATAAAGCAATTATAGTAGTTCTCTTACTGCTGAGAGATGGTCGGAGCTAACAATTTTCTTTCCACACGAGCAGAATCCAGTGACACTATCAAATGATGGACCTGCGACTCAAATATTATTAACCGAGCAAGGAAGTTCTGCTGCAAATGCACCATCTGTTGGTGAAATGATTCAGAACAATTCTGATACGGTCTTGTCTGAAGCATTGTCTTCTACTGCCATTCCTAAGGTTCCAGAGACTGCTCTGCTTGATGAAAGGTCATTGTTAGCATGTATTGTCCGTACTATTCCAGCTGCTGGCCGTATTCGAATTAGTTCAACGGTTAGTGTTTTGTGGGTTTTAAGTATGAAACTTCTGGCTTTCTATGAAAGATGGCTTTTCCCCTGCTTACCCTATGTGATTGATTtggtttatattttaaaaacagcTCCCTAATAGACTGGGCAAAATGCTTGCACCTCTACATTGGCATGATTACAAAAGAAAATATGGGAAGCTGGAAGATTTTGTTACTAGCCATCCTGAAGTAAgttttaagagttacaatttgGACAGATATAGTTTTTGCAATGCCACCAAATGTATTTGGCCATAGTTTTATCCAAATCTACTAAATTAAAAGCTGGTTTTTGGATTCAATAAAGTGGTGGGAACCACTCATCTATCCCTGACCACTGCATGCCAAATTGTTGTGTATATTTTGGTTGTCTAGTGATTTTCATTCAGTTATCTGCTCGTTCAACTTCACATTGCTCACTAGCAACACATTTGCATTAGGGCCTAATAGGTTTTCCCCTCTAATCATTTCAGTTATTTTTGATTGAGGGAGACTTCATTCAACTCCGCGAAGGGGCGCATAAAATGATAGCTGCAACCGCTGCAGTTGCGAAAGTTGCTGCAGCTGCTGCAGCATCTTCTCCTTATTCTTCGTATATGCCTACTGTAGCAGTTACACCAATGGC from Vicia villosa cultivar HV-30 ecotype Madison, WI unplaced genomic scaffold, Vvil1.0 ctg.000273F_1_1_3, whole genome shotgun sequence harbors:
- the LOC131626194 gene encoding uncharacterized protein LOC131626194 isoform X2, which encodes MEATAAAAAARGVSLQLQTPPRKEWRAVAEHHHSARNPDGEELENPKLGQSDERTIYEVQQGREPVDVDFCSITMDGSLDNDILQQQIHTVVRQRHEILQMEIELKAQIIARSEMMEMRSTFDAQLKEHANNANKFQEQLLERERAIHELERKMEEKDRELHNIKLDNEAAWAKQDLLREQNKELASFRERDHSEAERAQHIQQIHDLQEHIQEKDRQLIELQEQNRVAQETIMFKEEQVREAQAWIARVREMDVFQSTTNQSLQAELRERNEQYSQLWMGFQRQYAEMERVHLHTIQQLQIELADARERTGTYNDDSRISQISSKSNVAQYGQENGNQFDLNGGNASGGNTGLITNENSDNGTPFSTSGNPSVQSDHVHGVAIAPSPLIVPHSYLPPGQVTALHPYVMHQQGVPNSVASHVPQSHVGHFHPMPTMSHLQQWQNQQAVSEGLQVTIQDNPTSSQADQNLTRSDAKFNYEVPVNGQILPRDYLDAHVHQGEEAQTVVSSSTGETQSVDKDQLIASQQSLQQISSQFSEALRLNSFKPNGEMKNPVTLSNDGPATQILLTEQGSSAANAPSVGEMIQNNSDTVLSEALSSTAIPKVPETALLDERSLLACIVRTIPAAGRIRISSTLPNRLGKMLAPLHWHDYKRKYGKLEDFVTSHPELFLIEGDFIQLREGAHKMIAATAAVAKVAAAAAASSPYSSYMPTVAVTPMAQSHRLKKSPSTDSKMIKTEKALQEYTVISSNMSDDPSKLPVNQYQQTNGAHFSIAGGLSNVKILSKPKDPREMNGPENSAVQPSAQLSVGNGGSLDRPSMISAQNSGPANGRPTAAVYPSRR
- the LOC131626194 gene encoding uncharacterized protein LOC131626194 isoform X1, translating into MEATAAAAAARGVSLQLQTPPRKEWRAVAEHHHSARNPDGEELENPKLGQSDERTIYEVQQGREPVDVDFCSITMDGSLDNDILQQQIHTVVRQRHEILQMEIELKAQIIARSEMMEMRSTFDAQLKEHANNANKFQEQLLERERAIHELERKMEEKDRELHNIKLDNEAAWAKQDLLREQNKELASFRRERDHSEAERAQHIQQIHDLQEHIQEKDRQLIELQEQNRVAQETIMFKEEQVREAQAWIARVREMDVFQSTTNQSLQAELRERNEQYSQLWMGFQRQYAEMERVHLHTIQQLQIELADARERTGTYNDDSRISQISSKSNVAQYGQENGNQFDLNGGNASGGNTGLITNENSDNGTPFSTSGNPSVQSDHVHGVAIAPSPLIVPHSYLPPGQVTALHPYVMHQQGVPNSVASHVPQSHVGHFHPMPTMSHLQQWQNQQAVSEGLQVTIQDNPTSSQADQNLTRSDAKFNYEVPVNGQILPRDYLDAHVHQGEEAQTVVSSSTGETQSVDKDQLIASQQSLQQISSQFSEALRLNSFKPNGEMKNPVTLSNDGPATQILLTEQGSSAANAPSVGEMIQNNSDTVLSEALSSTAIPKVPETALLDERSLLACIVRTIPAAGRIRISSTLPNRLGKMLAPLHWHDYKRKYGKLEDFVTSHPELFLIEGDFIQLREGAHKMIAATAAVAKVAAAAAASSPYSSYMPTVAVTPMAQSHRLKKSPSTDSKMIKTEKALQEYTVISSNMSDDPSKLPVNQYQQTNGAHFSIAGGLSNVKILSKPKDPREMNGPENSAVQPSAQLSVGNGGSLDRPSMISAQNSGPANGRPTAAVYPSRR
- the LOC131626194 gene encoding uncharacterized protein LOC131626194 isoform X3: MEATAAAAAARGVSLQLQTPPRKEWRAVAEHHHSARNPDGEELENPKLGQSDERTIYEQGREPVDVDFCSITMDGSLDNDILQQQIHTVVRQRHEILQMEIELKAQIIARSEMMEMRSTFDAQLKEHANNANKFQEQLLERERAIHELERKMEEKDRELHNIKLDNEAAWAKQDLLREQNKELASFRRERDHSEAERAQHIQQIHDLQEHIQEKDRQLIELQEQNRVAQETIMFKEEQVREAQAWIARVREMDVFQSTTNQSLQAELRERNEQYSQLWMGFQRQYAEMERVHLHTIQQLQIELADARERTGTYNDDSRISQISSKSNVAQYGQENGNQFDLNGGNASGGNTGLITNENSDNGTPFSTSGNPSVQSDHVHGVAIAPSPLIVPHSYLPPGQVTALHPYVMHQQGVPNSVASHVPQSHVGHFHPMPTMSHLQQWQNQQAVSEGLQVTIQDNPTSSQADQNLTRSDAKFNYEVPVNGQILPRDYLDAHVHQGEEAQTVVSSSTGETQSVDKDQLIASQQSLQQISSQFSEALRLNSFKPNGEMKNPVTLSNDGPATQILLTEQGSSAANAPSVGEMIQNNSDTVLSEALSSTAIPKVPETALLDERSLLACIVRTIPAAGRIRISSTLPNRLGKMLAPLHWHDYKRKYGKLEDFVTSHPELFLIEGDFIQLREGAHKMIAATAAVAKVAAAAAASSPYSSYMPTVAVTPMAQSHRLKKSPSTDSKMIKTEKALQEYTVISSNMSDDPSKLPVNQYQQTNGAHFSIAGGLSNVKILSKPKDPREMNGPENSAVQPSAQLSVGNGGSLDRPSMISAQNSGPANGRPTAAVYPSRR
- the LOC131626194 gene encoding uncharacterized protein LOC131626194 isoform X4, coding for MEATAAAAAARGVSLQLQTPPRKEWRAVAEHHHSARNPDGEVQQGREPVDVDFCSITMDGSLDNDILQQQIHTVVRQRHEILQMEIELKAQIIARSEMMEMRSTFDAQLKEHANNANKFQEQLLERERAIHELERKMEEKDRELHNIKLDNEAAWAKQDLLREQNKELASFRRERDHSEAERAQHIQQIHDLQEHIQEKDRQLIELQEQNRVAQETIMFKEEQVREAQAWIARVREMDVFQSTTNQSLQAELRERNEQYSQLWMGFQRQYAEMERVHLHTIQQLQIELADARERTGTYNDDSRISQISSKSNVAQYGQENGNQFDLNGGNASGGNTGLITNENSDNGTPFSTSGNPSVQSDHVHGVAIAPSPLIVPHSYLPPGQVTALHPYVMHQQGVPNSVASHVPQSHVGHFHPMPTMSHLQQWQNQQAVSEGLQVTIQDNPTSSQADQNLTRSDAKFNYEVPVNGQILPRDYLDAHVHQGEEAQTVVSSSTGETQSVDKDQLIASQQSLQQISSQFSEALRLNSFKPNGEMKNPVTLSNDGPATQILLTEQGSSAANAPSVGEMIQNNSDTVLSEALSSTAIPKVPETALLDERSLLACIVRTIPAAGRIRISSTLPNRLGKMLAPLHWHDYKRKYGKLEDFVTSHPELFLIEGDFIQLREGAHKMIAATAAVAKVAAAAAASSPYSSYMPTVAVTPMAQSHRLKKSPSTDSKMIKTEKALQEYTVISSNMSDDPSKLPVNQYQQTNGAHFSIAGGLSNVKILSKPKDPREMNGPENSAVQPSAQLSVGNGGSLDRPSMISAQNSGPANGRPTAAVYPSRR
- the LOC131626194 gene encoding uncharacterized protein LOC131626194 isoform X5; protein product: MEATAAAAAARGVSLQLQTPPRKEWRAVAEHHHSARNPDGEQGREPVDVDFCSITMDGSLDNDILQQQIHTVVRQRHEILQMEIELKAQIIARSEMMEMRSTFDAQLKEHANNANKFQEQLLERERAIHELERKMEEKDRELHNIKLDNEAAWAKQDLLREQNKELASFRRERDHSEAERAQHIQQIHDLQEHIQEKDRQLIELQEQNRVAQETIMFKEEQVREAQAWIARVREMDVFQSTTNQSLQAELRERNEQYSQLWMGFQRQYAEMERVHLHTIQQLQIELADARERTGTYNDDSRISQISSKSNVAQYGQENGNQFDLNGGNASGGNTGLITNENSDNGTPFSTSGNPSVQSDHVHGVAIAPSPLIVPHSYLPPGQVTALHPYVMHQQGVPNSVASHVPQSHVGHFHPMPTMSHLQQWQNQQAVSEGLQVTIQDNPTSSQADQNLTRSDAKFNYEVPVNGQILPRDYLDAHVHQGEEAQTVVSSSTGETQSVDKDQLIASQQSLQQISSQFSEALRLNSFKPNGEMKNPVTLSNDGPATQILLTEQGSSAANAPSVGEMIQNNSDTVLSEALSSTAIPKVPETALLDERSLLACIVRTIPAAGRIRISSTLPNRLGKMLAPLHWHDYKRKYGKLEDFVTSHPELFLIEGDFIQLREGAHKMIAATAAVAKVAAAAAASSPYSSYMPTVAVTPMAQSHRLKKSPSTDSKMIKTEKALQEYTVISSNMSDDPSKLPVNQYQQTNGAHFSIAGGLSNVKILSKPKDPREMNGPENSAVQPSAQLSVGNGGSLDRPSMISAQNSGPANGRPTAAVYPSRR